The Pan troglodytes isolate AG18354 chromosome 1, NHGRI_mPanTro3-v2.0_pri, whole genome shotgun sequence genome includes a region encoding these proteins:
- the MINDY1 gene encoding ubiquitin carboxyl-terminal hydrolase MINDY-1 isoform X17, which yields MEYHQPEDPAPGKAGTAEAVIPENHEVLAGPDEHPQDTDARDADGEAGEREPADQALLPSQCGDNLESPLPEASSAPPGPTLGTLPEVETIRACSTPQELPQSPRTRQPEPDFYCVKWIPWKGERTPIITQSTNGPCPLLAIMNILFLQWKVKLPPQKEVITSDELMAHLGNCLLSIKPQEKSEGLQLNFQQSPEAVRAVGKLSYNQLVERIITCKHSSDTNLVTEGLIAEQFLETTAAQLTYHGLCELTAAAKEGELSVFFRNNHFSTMTKHKSHLYLLVTDQGFLQEEQVVWESLHNVDGDSCFCDSDFHLSHSLGKGPGAEGGSGSPEKQLQVDQDYLIALSLQQQQPRGPLGLTDLELAQQLQQEEYQQQQAAQPVRMRTRILSPQGRGATSGRPAGERRQRPKHESDCILL from the exons ATGGAATACCATCAGCCTGAGGATCCAGCCCCTGGTAAGGCCGGGACTGCAGAAGCAGTCATCCCTGAAAACCATGAGGTTCTGGCAGGCCCAGATGAGCACCCTCAGGACACAGATGCAAGAGATGCTGATGGGGAGGCTGGAGAACGGGAGCCAGCAGACCAAGCTTTGCTGCCTAGCCAGTGTGGGGACAACCTTGAGTCCCCTCTGCCTGAAGCTAGCTCAGCTCCACCGGGGCCAACCCTTGGGACACTGCCTGAAGTAGAGACAATAAGGGCATGCTCCACGCCCCAGGAGCTTCCTCAGTCCCCCAGGACCCGACAGCCTGAGCCAGATTTCTACTGTGTCAAGTGGATCCCTTGGAAAGGAGAACGGACACCCATCATCACCCAGAGCACTAACGGCCCTTGCCCTCTCCTTGCCATCATGAACATCCTCTTTCTTCAGTGGAAG GTGAAGCTCCCCCCGCAGAAGGAAGTGATCACATCGGATGAGCTCATGGCCCATCTTG GAAACTGCCTCCTGTCCATCAAGCCCCAGGAGAAGTCAGAGGGACTTCAGCTTAATTTTCAGCAG AGTCCTGAGGCTGTGCGTGCAGTTGGGAAACTGAGTTACAACCAGCTGGTGGAGAGGATCATCACCTGCAAACACTCCAGTGACACCAACCTCGTGACAGAAG GCCTGATTGCAGAGCAGTTCCTGGAGACCACCGCCGCCCAGCTGACCTACCACGGACTGTGTGAGCTGACAGCAGCTGCTAAGGAGGGTGAACTTAGCGTCTTTTTCCGAAACAACCACTTTAGCACCATGACTAAGCATAAG AGTCACTTATACCTACTGGTCACTGACCAGGGCTTTCTACAGGAGGAGCAAGTCGTATGGGAGAGCCTGCACAATGTGGATGGAGACAGCTGCTTTTGTGACTCTGACTTTCACCTGAGTCATTCCCTGGGCAAGGGGCCTGGAGCAGAAGGTGGGAGTGGCTCCCCAGAAAAGCAGCTGCAGGTAGACCAG GACTACCTGATTGCTCTGtccctgcagcagcagcagccacgaGGCCCGCTGGGGCTTACCGACTTGGAGCTGGCCCAGCAGCTTCAGCAAGAGGAGTATCAACAGCAGCAGGCAGCACAGCCAGTGCGGATGCGGACGCGGATCCTGTCACCGCAG GGGAGAGGAGCCACATCTGGACGCCCAGCCGGGGAGCGTCGGCAGAGGCCGAAGCACGAGTCAGACTGCATTCTGCTGTAG
- the MINDY1 gene encoding ubiquitin carboxyl-terminal hydrolase MINDY-1 isoform X4, whose translation MEYHQPEDPAPGKAGTAEAVIPENHEVLAGPDEHPQDTDARDADGEAGEREPADQALLPSQCGDNLESPLPEASSAPPGPTLGTLPEVETIRACSTPQELPQSPRTRQPEPDFYCVKWIPWKGERTPIITQSTNGPCPLLAIMNILFLQWKVKLPPQKEVITSDELMAHLGNCLLSIKPQEKSEGLQLNFQQNVDDAMTVLPKLATGLDVNVRFTGVSDFEYTPECSVFDLLGIPLYHGWLVDPQSPEAVRAVGKLSYNQLVERIITCKHSSDTNLVTEGLIAEQFLETTAAQLTYHGLCELTAAAKEGELSVFFRNNHFSTMTKHKSHLYLLVTDQGFLQEEQVVWESLHNVDGDSCFCDSDFHLSHSLGKGPGAEGGSGSPEKQLQVDQDYLIALSLQQQQPRGPLGLTDLELAQQLQQEEYQQQQAAQPVRMRTRILSPQVGCCLGAHTPGFHLMLCRVQNTCYSCTGLFKVSSLRVLPLPVPLPWSPFLSSSPYSLSQS comes from the exons ATGGAATACCATCAGCCTGAGGATCCAGCCCCTGGTAAGGCCGGGACTGCAGAAGCAGTCATCCCTGAAAACCATGAGGTTCTGGCAGGCCCAGATGAGCACCCTCAGGACACAGATGCAAGAGATGCTGATGGGGAGGCTGGAGAACGGGAGCCAGCAGACCAAGCTTTGCTGCCTAGCCAGTGTGGGGACAACCTTGAGTCCCCTCTGCCTGAAGCTAGCTCAGCTCCACCGGGGCCAACCCTTGGGACACTGCCTGAAGTAGAGACAATAAGGGCATGCTCCACGCCCCAGGAGCTTCCTCAGTCCCCCAGGACCCGACAGCCTGAGCCAGATTTCTACTGTGTCAAGTGGATCCCTTGGAAAGGAGAACGGACACCCATCATCACCCAGAGCACTAACGGCCCTTGCCCTCTCCTTGCCATCATGAACATCCTCTTTCTTCAGTGGAAG GTGAAGCTCCCCCCGCAGAAGGAAGTGATCACATCGGATGAGCTCATGGCCCATCTTG GAAACTGCCTCCTGTCCATCAAGCCCCAGGAGAAGTCAGAGGGACTTCAGCTTAATTTTCAGCAG AATGTGGATGATGCAATGACAGTGCTGCCTAAACTGGCCACAGGTCTGGATGTCAATGTGCGATTCACAGGCGTCTCTGATTTTGAGTATACACCCGAGTGCAGTGTCTTTGACCTGCTAGGCATACCTCTGTACCATGGCTGGCTTGTTGACCCACAG AGTCCTGAGGCTGTGCGTGCAGTTGGGAAACTGAGTTACAACCAGCTGGTGGAGAGGATCATCACCTGCAAACACTCCAGTGACACCAACCTCGTGACAGAAG GCCTGATTGCAGAGCAGTTCCTGGAGACCACCGCCGCCCAGCTGACCTACCACGGACTGTGTGAGCTGACAGCAGCTGCTAAGGAGGGTGAACTTAGCGTCTTTTTCCGAAACAACCACTTTAGCACCATGACTAAGCATAAG AGTCACTTATACCTACTGGTCACTGACCAGGGCTTTCTACAGGAGGAGCAAGTCGTATGGGAGAGCCTGCACAATGTGGATGGAGACAGCTGCTTTTGTGACTCTGACTTTCACCTGAGTCATTCCCTGGGCAAGGGGCCTGGAGCAGAAGGTGGGAGTGGCTCCCCAGAAAAGCAGCTGCAGGTAGACCAG GACTACCTGATTGCTCTGtccctgcagcagcagcagccacgaGGCCCGCTGGGGCTTACCGACTTGGAGCTGGCCCAGCAGCTTCAGCAAGAGGAGTATCAACAGCAGCAGGCAGCACAGCCAGTGCGGATGCGGACGCGGATCCTGTCACCGCAGGTGGGCTGCTGCCTGGGCGCCCACACTCCCGGTTTCCACCTCATGCTTTGCCGGGTCCAGAACACCTGTTATTCCTGCACTGGTCTCTTCAAGGTTTCTTCTCTCAGGGTCCTTCCCCTGCCTGTCCCTCTCCCCTGGAgccccttcctgtcttcctctcccTACTCCCTGTCCCAATCCTGA
- the MINDY1 gene encoding ubiquitin carboxyl-terminal hydrolase MINDY-1 isoform X20: MNILFLQWKVKLPPQKEVITSDELMAHLGNCLLSIKPQEKSEGLQLNFQQNVDDAMTVLPKLATGLDVNVRFTGVSDFEYTPECSVFDLLGIPLYHGWLVDPQSPEAVRAVGKLSYNQLVERIITCKHSSDTNLVTEGLIAEQFLETTAAQLTYHGLCELTAAAKEGELSVFFRNNHFSTMTKHKSHLYLLVTDQGFLQEEQVVWESLHNVDGDSCFCDSDFHLSHSLGKGPGAEGGSGSPEKQLQVDQDYLIALSLQQQQPRGPLGLTDLELAQQLQQEEYQQQQAAQPVRMRTRILSPQGRGATSGRPAGERRQRPKHESDCILL; this comes from the exons ATGAACATCCTCTTTCTTCAGTGGAAG GTGAAGCTCCCCCCGCAGAAGGAAGTGATCACATCGGATGAGCTCATGGCCCATCTTG GAAACTGCCTCCTGTCCATCAAGCCCCAGGAGAAGTCAGAGGGACTTCAGCTTAATTTTCAGCAG AATGTGGATGATGCAATGACAGTGCTGCCTAAACTGGCCACAGGTCTGGATGTCAATGTGCGATTCACAGGCGTCTCTGATTTTGAGTATACACCCGAGTGCAGTGTCTTTGACCTGCTAGGCATACCTCTGTACCATGGCTGGCTTGTTGACCCACAG AGTCCTGAGGCTGTGCGTGCAGTTGGGAAACTGAGTTACAACCAGCTGGTGGAGAGGATCATCACCTGCAAACACTCCAGTGACACCAACCTCGTGACAGAAG GCCTGATTGCAGAGCAGTTCCTGGAGACCACCGCCGCCCAGCTGACCTACCACGGACTGTGTGAGCTGACAGCAGCTGCTAAGGAGGGTGAACTTAGCGTCTTTTTCCGAAACAACCACTTTAGCACCATGACTAAGCATAAG AGTCACTTATACCTACTGGTCACTGACCAGGGCTTTCTACAGGAGGAGCAAGTCGTATGGGAGAGCCTGCACAATGTGGATGGAGACAGCTGCTTTTGTGACTCTGACTTTCACCTGAGTCATTCCCTGGGCAAGGGGCCTGGAGCAGAAGGTGGGAGTGGCTCCCCAGAAAAGCAGCTGCAGGTAGACCAG GACTACCTGATTGCTCTGtccctgcagcagcagcagccacgaGGCCCGCTGGGGCTTACCGACTTGGAGCTGGCCCAGCAGCTTCAGCAAGAGGAGTATCAACAGCAGCAGGCAGCACAGCCAGTGCGGATGCGGACGCGGATCCTGTCACCGCAG GGGAGAGGAGCCACATCTGGACGCCCAGCCGGGGAGCGTCGGCAGAGGCCGAAGCACGAGTCAGACTGCATTCTGCTGTAG
- the MINDY1 gene encoding ubiquitin carboxyl-terminal hydrolase MINDY-1 isoform X11 encodes MEYHQPEDPAPGKAGTAEAVIPENHEVLAGPDEHPQDTDARDADGEAGEREPADQALLPSQCGDNLESPLPEASSAPPGPTLGTLPEVETIRACSTPQELPQSPRTRQPEPDFYCVKWIPWKGERTPIITQSTNGPCPLLAIMNILFLQWKVKLPPQKEVITSDELMAHLGNCLLSIKPQEKSEGLQLNFQQNVDDAMTVLPKLATGLDVNVRFTGVSDFEYTPECSVFDLLGIPLYHGWLVDPQSPEAVRAVGKLSYNQLVERIITCKHSSDTNLVTEGLIAEQFLETTAAQLTYHGLCELTAAAKEGELSVFFRNNHFSTMTKHKSHLYLLVTDQGFLQEEQVVWESLHNVDGDSCFCDSDFHLSHSLGKGPGAEGGSGSPEKQLQVDQDYLIALSLQQQQPRGPLGLTDLELAQQLQQEEYQQQQAAQPVRMRTRILSPQGRGATSGRPAGERRQRPKHESDCILL; translated from the exons ATGGAATACCATCAGCCTGAGGATCCAGCCCCTGGTAAGGCCGGGACTGCAGAAGCAGTCATCCCTGAAAACCATGAGGTTCTGGCAGGCCCAGATGAGCACCCTCAGGACACAGATGCAAGAGATGCTGATGGGGAGGCTGGAGAACGGGAGCCAGCAGACCAAGCTTTGCTGCCTAGCCAGTGTGGGGACAACCTTGAGTCCCCTCTGCCTGAAGCTAGCTCAGCTCCACCGGGGCCAACCCTTGGGACACTGCCTGAAGTAGAGACAATAAGGGCATGCTCCACGCCCCAGGAGCTTCCTCAGTCCCCCAGGACCCGACAGCCTGAGCCAGATTTCTACTGTGTCAAGTGGATCCCTTGGAAAGGAGAACGGACACCCATCATCACCCAGAGCACTAACGGCCCTTGCCCTCTCCTTGCCATCATGAACATCCTCTTTCTTCAGTGGAAG GTGAAGCTCCCCCCGCAGAAGGAAGTGATCACATCGGATGAGCTCATGGCCCATCTTG GAAACTGCCTCCTGTCCATCAAGCCCCAGGAGAAGTCAGAGGGACTTCAGCTTAATTTTCAGCAG AATGTGGATGATGCAATGACAGTGCTGCCTAAACTGGCCACAGGTCTGGATGTCAATGTGCGATTCACAGGCGTCTCTGATTTTGAGTATACACCCGAGTGCAGTGTCTTTGACCTGCTAGGCATACCTCTGTACCATGGCTGGCTTGTTGACCCACAG AGTCCTGAGGCTGTGCGTGCAGTTGGGAAACTGAGTTACAACCAGCTGGTGGAGAGGATCATCACCTGCAAACACTCCAGTGACACCAACCTCGTGACAGAAG GCCTGATTGCAGAGCAGTTCCTGGAGACCACCGCCGCCCAGCTGACCTACCACGGACTGTGTGAGCTGACAGCAGCTGCTAAGGAGGGTGAACTTAGCGTCTTTTTCCGAAACAACCACTTTAGCACCATGACTAAGCATAAG AGTCACTTATACCTACTGGTCACTGACCAGGGCTTTCTACAGGAGGAGCAAGTCGTATGGGAGAGCCTGCACAATGTGGATGGAGACAGCTGCTTTTGTGACTCTGACTTTCACCTGAGTCATTCCCTGGGCAAGGGGCCTGGAGCAGAAGGTGGGAGTGGCTCCCCAGAAAAGCAGCTGCAGGTAGACCAG GACTACCTGATTGCTCTGtccctgcagcagcagcagccacgaGGCCCGCTGGGGCTTACCGACTTGGAGCTGGCCCAGCAGCTTCAGCAAGAGGAGTATCAACAGCAGCAGGCAGCACAGCCAGTGCGGATGCGGACGCGGATCCTGTCACCGCAG GGGAGAGGAGCCACATCTGGACGCCCAGCCGGGGAGCGTCGGCAGAGGCCGAAGCACGAGTCAGACTGCATTCTGCTGTAG
- the MINDY1 gene encoding ubiquitin carboxyl-terminal hydrolase MINDY-1 isoform X18 produces the protein MEYHQPEDPAPGKAGTAEAVIPENHEVLAGPDEHPQDTDARDADGEAGEREPADQALLPSQCGDNLESPLPEASSAPPGPTLGTLPEVETIRACSTPQELPQSPRTRQPEPDFYCVKWIPWKGERTPIITQSTNGPCPLLAIMNILFLQWKVKLPPQKEVITSDELMAHLGNCLLSIKPQEKSEGLQLNFQQSPEAVRAVGKLSYNQLVERIITCKHSSDTNLVTEGLIAEQFLETTAAQLTYHGLCELTAAAKEGELSVFFRNNHFSTMTKHKSHLYLLVTDQGFLQEEQVVWESLHNVDGDSCFCDSDFHLSHSLGKGPGAEGGSGSPEKQLQVDQQQQPRGPLGLTDLELAQQLQQEEYQQQQAAQPVRMRTRILSPQGRGATSGRPAGERRQRPKHESDCILL, from the exons ATGGAATACCATCAGCCTGAGGATCCAGCCCCTGGTAAGGCCGGGACTGCAGAAGCAGTCATCCCTGAAAACCATGAGGTTCTGGCAGGCCCAGATGAGCACCCTCAGGACACAGATGCAAGAGATGCTGATGGGGAGGCTGGAGAACGGGAGCCAGCAGACCAAGCTTTGCTGCCTAGCCAGTGTGGGGACAACCTTGAGTCCCCTCTGCCTGAAGCTAGCTCAGCTCCACCGGGGCCAACCCTTGGGACACTGCCTGAAGTAGAGACAATAAGGGCATGCTCCACGCCCCAGGAGCTTCCTCAGTCCCCCAGGACCCGACAGCCTGAGCCAGATTTCTACTGTGTCAAGTGGATCCCTTGGAAAGGAGAACGGACACCCATCATCACCCAGAGCACTAACGGCCCTTGCCCTCTCCTTGCCATCATGAACATCCTCTTTCTTCAGTGGAAG GTGAAGCTCCCCCCGCAGAAGGAAGTGATCACATCGGATGAGCTCATGGCCCATCTTG GAAACTGCCTCCTGTCCATCAAGCCCCAGGAGAAGTCAGAGGGACTTCAGCTTAATTTTCAGCAG AGTCCTGAGGCTGTGCGTGCAGTTGGGAAACTGAGTTACAACCAGCTGGTGGAGAGGATCATCACCTGCAAACACTCCAGTGACACCAACCTCGTGACAGAAG GCCTGATTGCAGAGCAGTTCCTGGAGACCACCGCCGCCCAGCTGACCTACCACGGACTGTGTGAGCTGACAGCAGCTGCTAAGGAGGGTGAACTTAGCGTCTTTTTCCGAAACAACCACTTTAGCACCATGACTAAGCATAAG AGTCACTTATACCTACTGGTCACTGACCAGGGCTTTCTACAGGAGGAGCAAGTCGTATGGGAGAGCCTGCACAATGTGGATGGAGACAGCTGCTTTTGTGACTCTGACTTTCACCTGAGTCATTCCCTGGGCAAGGGGCCTGGAGCAGAAGGTGGGAGTGGCTCCCCAGAAAAGCAGCTGCAGGTAGACCAG cagcagcagccacgaGGCCCGCTGGGGCTTACCGACTTGGAGCTGGCCCAGCAGCTTCAGCAAGAGGAGTATCAACAGCAGCAGGCAGCACAGCCAGTGCGGATGCGGACGCGGATCCTGTCACCGCAG GGGAGAGGAGCCACATCTGGACGCCCAGCCGGGGAGCGTCGGCAGAGGCCGAAGCACGAGTCAGACTGCATTCTGCTGTAG
- the MINDY1 gene encoding ubiquitin carboxyl-terminal hydrolase MINDY-1 isoform X9, giving the protein MEYHQPEDPAPGKAGTAEAVIPENHEVLAGPDEHPQDTDARDADGEAGEREPADQALLPSQCGDNLESPLPEASSAPPGPTLGTLPEVETIRACSTPQELPQSPRTRQPEPDFYCVKWIPWKGERTPIITQSTNGPCPLLAIMNILFLQWKVKLPPQKEVITSDELMAHLGNCLLSIKPQEKSEGLQLNFQQNVDDAMTVLPKLATGLDVNVRFTGVSDFEYTPECSVFDLLGIPLYHGWLVDPQQSPEAVRAVGKLSYNQLVERIITCKHSSDTNLVTEGLIAEQFLETTAAQLTYHGLCELTAAAKEGELSVFFRNNHFSTMTKHKSHLYLLVTDQGFLQEEQVVWESLHNVDGDSCFCDSDFHLSHSLGKGPGAEGGSGSPEKQLQVDQDYLIALSLQQQQPRGPLGLTDLELAQQLQQEEYQQQQAAQPVRMRTRILSPQGRGATSGRPAGERRQRPKHESDCILL; this is encoded by the exons ATGGAATACCATCAGCCTGAGGATCCAGCCCCTGGTAAGGCCGGGACTGCAGAAGCAGTCATCCCTGAAAACCATGAGGTTCTGGCAGGCCCAGATGAGCACCCTCAGGACACAGATGCAAGAGATGCTGATGGGGAGGCTGGAGAACGGGAGCCAGCAGACCAAGCTTTGCTGCCTAGCCAGTGTGGGGACAACCTTGAGTCCCCTCTGCCTGAAGCTAGCTCAGCTCCACCGGGGCCAACCCTTGGGACACTGCCTGAAGTAGAGACAATAAGGGCATGCTCCACGCCCCAGGAGCTTCCTCAGTCCCCCAGGACCCGACAGCCTGAGCCAGATTTCTACTGTGTCAAGTGGATCCCTTGGAAAGGAGAACGGACACCCATCATCACCCAGAGCACTAACGGCCCTTGCCCTCTCCTTGCCATCATGAACATCCTCTTTCTTCAGTGGAAG GTGAAGCTCCCCCCGCAGAAGGAAGTGATCACATCGGATGAGCTCATGGCCCATCTTG GAAACTGCCTCCTGTCCATCAAGCCCCAGGAGAAGTCAGAGGGACTTCAGCTTAATTTTCAGCAG AATGTGGATGATGCAATGACAGTGCTGCCTAAACTGGCCACAGGTCTGGATGTCAATGTGCGATTCACAGGCGTCTCTGATTTTGAGTATACACCCGAGTGCAGTGTCTTTGACCTGCTAGGCATACCTCTGTACCATGGCTGGCTTGTTGACCCACAG CAGAGTCCTGAGGCTGTGCGTGCAGTTGGGAAACTGAGTTACAACCAGCTGGTGGAGAGGATCATCACCTGCAAACACTCCAGTGACACCAACCTCGTGACAGAAG GCCTGATTGCAGAGCAGTTCCTGGAGACCACCGCCGCCCAGCTGACCTACCACGGACTGTGTGAGCTGACAGCAGCTGCTAAGGAGGGTGAACTTAGCGTCTTTTTCCGAAACAACCACTTTAGCACCATGACTAAGCATAAG AGTCACTTATACCTACTGGTCACTGACCAGGGCTTTCTACAGGAGGAGCAAGTCGTATGGGAGAGCCTGCACAATGTGGATGGAGACAGCTGCTTTTGTGACTCTGACTTTCACCTGAGTCATTCCCTGGGCAAGGGGCCTGGAGCAGAAGGTGGGAGTGGCTCCCCAGAAAAGCAGCTGCAGGTAGACCAG GACTACCTGATTGCTCTGtccctgcagcagcagcagccacgaGGCCCGCTGGGGCTTACCGACTTGGAGCTGGCCCAGCAGCTTCAGCAAGAGGAGTATCAACAGCAGCAGGCAGCACAGCCAGTGCGGATGCGGACGCGGATCCTGTCACCGCAG GGGAGAGGAGCCACATCTGGACGCCCAGCCGGGGAGCGTCGGCAGAGGCCGAAGCACGAGTCAGACTGCATTCTGCTGTAG
- the MINDY1 gene encoding ubiquitin carboxyl-terminal hydrolase MINDY-1 isoform X14 translates to MEYHQPEDPAPGKAGTAEAVIPENHEVLAGPDEHPQDTDARDADGEAGEREPADQALLPSQCGDNLESPLPEASSAPPGPTLGTLPEVETIRACSTPQELPQSPRTRQPEPDFYCVKWIPWKGERTPIITQSTNGPCPLLAIMNILFLQWKVKLPPQKEVITSDELMAHLGNCLLSIKPQEKSEGLQLNFQQSPEAVRAVGKLSYNQLVERIITCKHSSDTNLVTEGLIAEQFLETTAAQLTYHGLCELTAAAKEGELSVFFRNNHFSTMTKHKSHLYLLVTDQGFLQEEQVVWESLHNVDGDSCFCDSDFHLSHSLGKGPGAEGGSGSPEKQLQVDQDYLIALSLQQQQPRGPLGLTDLELAQQLQQEEYQQQQAAQPVRMRTRILSPQVGCCLGAHTPGFHLMLCRVQNTCYSCTGLFKVSSLRVLPLPVPLPWSPFLSSSPYSLSQS, encoded by the exons ATGGAATACCATCAGCCTGAGGATCCAGCCCCTGGTAAGGCCGGGACTGCAGAAGCAGTCATCCCTGAAAACCATGAGGTTCTGGCAGGCCCAGATGAGCACCCTCAGGACACAGATGCAAGAGATGCTGATGGGGAGGCTGGAGAACGGGAGCCAGCAGACCAAGCTTTGCTGCCTAGCCAGTGTGGGGACAACCTTGAGTCCCCTCTGCCTGAAGCTAGCTCAGCTCCACCGGGGCCAACCCTTGGGACACTGCCTGAAGTAGAGACAATAAGGGCATGCTCCACGCCCCAGGAGCTTCCTCAGTCCCCCAGGACCCGACAGCCTGAGCCAGATTTCTACTGTGTCAAGTGGATCCCTTGGAAAGGAGAACGGACACCCATCATCACCCAGAGCACTAACGGCCCTTGCCCTCTCCTTGCCATCATGAACATCCTCTTTCTTCAGTGGAAG GTGAAGCTCCCCCCGCAGAAGGAAGTGATCACATCGGATGAGCTCATGGCCCATCTTG GAAACTGCCTCCTGTCCATCAAGCCCCAGGAGAAGTCAGAGGGACTTCAGCTTAATTTTCAGCAG AGTCCTGAGGCTGTGCGTGCAGTTGGGAAACTGAGTTACAACCAGCTGGTGGAGAGGATCATCACCTGCAAACACTCCAGTGACACCAACCTCGTGACAGAAG GCCTGATTGCAGAGCAGTTCCTGGAGACCACCGCCGCCCAGCTGACCTACCACGGACTGTGTGAGCTGACAGCAGCTGCTAAGGAGGGTGAACTTAGCGTCTTTTTCCGAAACAACCACTTTAGCACCATGACTAAGCATAAG AGTCACTTATACCTACTGGTCACTGACCAGGGCTTTCTACAGGAGGAGCAAGTCGTATGGGAGAGCCTGCACAATGTGGATGGAGACAGCTGCTTTTGTGACTCTGACTTTCACCTGAGTCATTCCCTGGGCAAGGGGCCTGGAGCAGAAGGTGGGAGTGGCTCCCCAGAAAAGCAGCTGCAGGTAGACCAG GACTACCTGATTGCTCTGtccctgcagcagcagcagccacgaGGCCCGCTGGGGCTTACCGACTTGGAGCTGGCCCAGCAGCTTCAGCAAGAGGAGTATCAACAGCAGCAGGCAGCACAGCCAGTGCGGATGCGGACGCGGATCCTGTCACCGCAGGTGGGCTGCTGCCTGGGCGCCCACACTCCCGGTTTCCACCTCATGCTTTGCCGGGTCCAGAACACCTGTTATTCCTGCACTGGTCTCTTCAAGGTTTCTTCTCTCAGGGTCCTTCCCCTGCCTGTCCCTCTCCCCTGGAgccccttcctgtcttcctctcccTACTCCCTGTCCCAATCCTGA